TTCATGTAATCCACTCACTATTTCAAAGAATAAATTAGCATCTTCTTTAGTTAGTGGAATATATCCAACTTCATCTATCATTAGCACATCACATTTATTCAAGCGATTTATTACTTCTTTGGATTTCCTACAATTGTTCTTATTTTTTAAAAAATATATTAATTCGCTCATAGTAAAAAATAATACATGATATCCTAACTCTGTAGCGCGATAGCCCAATCCTATCATCAAATGAGATTTCCCGACTCCTGGTGGACCAAAGAAGATTAAGTTATACATGTTATCAATCCACTTCATCTCTTTCAAAATATTAATCTTAGTTTTATCAATCGATTTTTGAAAAGTTGTATCAAAAGATTCAACCTCTTTTGTATAAGGAAATCTTGCTCTTTTAATTCGATTTCTTAAAGCATCCTTTTCTTTACGCTCAACTTCAGCTTTTAATATCTTAAAAAGAAACTCTTTATATGTTTCACTTCCTTGTTCTGCTTCTTCGATGAATTTCATGATACTAGTTTTTAAAGTAGAAAGTTTTAGTTGGTTTGCCATATCTCTTAAAATATCTAAATCCTTCATAACCCTTCCTCCTGTATATTTTGATATTCTGAAATACTACGTGTATTCACATCACAAATTTTTGGAATTAAATCACTTTGTAAAATTTCCTCTTTTTTAACAGAAAAAGAGTTTTGTTTAACTTTTAAAGATAATGTTCCTAATGACAAATCACCTTTTAAAAGAGAATATTCCACTCCTCCAACTAAAGCATTTAAGGAAAATTCATTTCCTAGTTTCTGTAGCTTAACTAAATTTCTTCTAACATTTTTAGGATCAGATATTACTAATTTTTCAATGTATTCTAATATACGCTCATTATATTTAAACTGTTCAAACACTTCAGTTTTTAGTTCTGAAACTTCTTTATCAATCTGTCTATGATAAGGTTCTTTTTGAATCAGTTTTCCTTTTCCAGTAGCCATTTTATATGAAATTATTAAATTTAAATCTAACGTTTTAATTTCAAGTAAATCACCAACAATATTTAAAACTATATCTTTATGAGCGCTGTATGTTCCCTTCGGTAAAGAGTAACGATTACCTTCATAAGAAATCGTATTGTCTTTTTTCACTCTGTGTTGTATAATTGGGATGTCTTTAGATAAGTGCTTATCAGAAAGGTATTGTCTTTCCAGGGAAAATACTTCTGAGGGCACTTTTTTTGTTGTCTGATGGACTTTCGTATTTCCTGTACCCTCTAACCATCTATGAAAAGCTGCATTAAGATTATCGATACCTTTAAACGTTCTATGGTTTGCAAAATTAAACTTAAAATATTTAACAACAGCTTCTATTTTCCCTTTACTTTCAGGATCGTAAGGCTTACAGAACACAGGATTAAACTTAACTTTTTTAACATACTCTTCAAAAGCTTTACAGAGCTTAAAGGTTCCATCTTCATTTTCATTTACTAAAGCAACTTTAGTTCTATCATATACAATCTCTTCTGGAATACCTCCAAAATATTGAAAAGCTTTGTTATGAGCCTCTACAAAATCTTGAGCATTAAATGGCTTATCTTGCCAACATCCATATTTATATCTTGAATGTGATAACATCATAGCAAAAGTCCATACTTTTACAGGATTATTTTCAACATCATAAAGAATAATTTCTCCAAAATCCACTTGCGCTTGCTTCCCCATAGGAAGTTCTTCTACAGCTACATATTCACGTTCTTTCAATTTTTTATTAAGATTATTTTTTTCTCTCAATTTAGCGACATAATTTCTAACACTGCTTTTGCATAAATCAAAATTAATATGCTGTTCTTTTAAACGGTCATAAATTTGAGCAGCGGTAAAATCTTTGTAAGTTATTAAAAATCCTAATATTTCATCTTTGTATTGATCTAATATTGATTTTGATTTATTTTCATTAAGTTTTTTTACAAGATTTAAGAAATCTTGTTCGCTCATATTCCAATATCTTTTAACAGTTCTAGTATCAATATTTAATTGTTTAGCAACTTGAGATTCTTTTAATTTTTTAATTTCTTCAAACATATACAGTCCTTTCAAAGCAGTCATCTCCTTGTAATTTAATGACTACTTTTATTACAATATTTTTTAGAAAAAATCAAGCATTCTCCTCTCACAAAAATTTACATTGTTCTCTCACGAAATCTTACAATCTATTATATCAGTCACAGTATAAGGCCTTGGTTCATTTTTTTCGAAAAAAGTCACTTTTTCTTTGATTGAGTTAACAAAATCAATGATTTAAATAAATAAAAAGTATTAATGCCTAAAAAAGTGTTTTTCAATGAAAAAAATCAAAAATTTGATATTGAAGAACAAAAAACTGATATAAATATTTTAAAAAAACTGTAAGAAAGTCTAAATTAAATAAAAAAGGGATATCAAAGTTTGGTATCTCTTGATTTTATTGACTAAAAAGGCTAATTGGTGCAAAAGGACAAAAAAAACGACTCGGGGCCTACAGGGGTAAATGTTATAAAATATAAAAAATGCTTTAGAGATAGGAATTAATTTTTGATACCGCAATAGCTTATCAAAACGGCAGTGCTGAAAATAAAGGTTGAAAAATAAAAAGTGGTTTAACTACCACTTTTTTGTTTTATTAATTCGGTTACTAATATATATGGATTTTTATATCTCATGTTATGTTTACTTTTCTTACCACACGATATTGCTATTGTCGGACAAAGATTTACACAAGCTAGGCACTCTTCACAGCTATTTTGCCAACTCGGAATTTCATTTTCTAATTTAATATTATCTACAGGACAAACTTTTTCACAGATTTTGCAAGTGATACATTTTTCTTTACTCACTTCAAAACTTTTATGAGTTCTCTTCAATCCTAATCTCCAAAATTTATATATAAGTAAAAAAATTGGATATAAAATAATGTGACTTTTATTATAACTATTTTGTTGATTAGATATATTTTTTGAAATTAGTTTCATTTTGGAACTAGATTTTTCTAGATCAATTTTGGCATCACTTTCTGATAAAGGTTTAAATAACTTTAAATAATTATCTGGCATATGACAATATTCTGAATAATTTAACTTAGTACTCTTATTTTTTAAAATATTATTTATTTGTTGAAATGGAATACCATATCCGCTTCCTCCACATGTGGCTATTGCAAATATATATTTAGCATCACCTATCTCTATATTTTTTATAAACTTTTCAACTAATTTTGGAATCCCCATAGCATATATCGGAAATAAAAAACCAACTTCGCCTTCTATTTTTATATTTTTATCTAAAACTTCAGCTATATTTACTAAATTGTATGAACAATTATCTTTTAAAAATTTTGCTAAATATAATGTATTTCCAGTTCCTGAAAAATAATAAATAGTTTTCATATTCATTTGTTTTTATCTCCTCTCTCTTGTATATTTTTTATTATAGTATATATTATCTATTAGTATCTGTATAGATTAATTAAAAAAATAATTTGACAAAACCATATAAAATGAGTTATAAAAGTATTGAAAAAATTAAATTTTAAAATTTTTAGGTGCTTAGGCATAACAAGGAAGTAGGTGAGATTCCTACACAGCCTCCGCTACTGTAATGAGGATGAAACTATGTTAACCACTGGAATACTATGTTCTGGGAAGGATAGGAGTAAAATGATTCTAAGTCAGGAGACTTACCTAAAAATTACACAAAAATTGTTAGGAGTGAACAAGGAGTGAATATGAGTAGAGATCTAAAATGGGATTATGAAAAATTTAAAAAGTTTGACAGTTTTATCAGAGAATTTAAAACTTATAGTGATGTGCTTCAATTTTTAAATGATGT
This window of the Cetobacterium sp. ZOR0034 genome carries:
- a CDS encoding EFR1 family ferrodoxin (N-terminal region resembles flavodoxins. C-terminal ferrodoxin region binds two 4Fe-4S clusters.) — encoded protein: MNMKTIYYFSGTGNTLYLAKFLKDNCSYNLVNIAEVLDKNIKIEGEVGFLFPIYAMGIPKLVEKFIKNIEIGDAKYIFAIATCGGSGYGIPFQQINNILKNKSTKLNYSEYCHMPDNYLKLFKPLSESDAKIDLEKSSSKMKLISKNISNQQNSYNKSHIILYPIFLLIYKFWRLGLKRTHKSFEVSKEKCITCKICEKVCPVDNIKLENEIPSWQNSCEECLACVNLCPTIAISCGKKSKHNMRYKNPYILVTELIKQKSGS
- the istB gene encoding IS21-like element helper ATPase IstB; translation: MKDLDILRDMANQLKLSTLKTSIMKFIEEAEQGSETYKEFLFKILKAEVERKEKDALRNRIKRARFPYTKEVESFDTTFQKSIDKTKINILKEMKWIDNMYNLIFFGPPGVGKSHLMIGLGYRATELGYHVLFFTMSELIYFLKNKNNCRKSKEVINRLNKCDVLMIDEVGYIPLTKEDANLFFEIVSGLHEKTSICITSNKDFSQWTELLQDEALATAILDRLVYRCQVFNLKGNSYRLENRETIFK
- the istA gene encoding IS21 family transposase, whose amino-acid sequence is MKGLYMFEEIKKLKESQVAKQLNIDTRTVKRYWNMSEQDFLNLVKKLNENKSKSILDQYKDEILGFLITYKDFTAAQIYDRLKEQHINFDLCKSSVRNYVAKLREKNNLNKKLKEREYVAVEELPMGKQAQVDFGEIILYDVENNPVKVWTFAMMLSHSRYKYGCWQDKPFNAQDFVEAHNKAFQYFGGIPEEIVYDRTKVALVNENEDGTFKLCKAFEEYVKKVKFNPVFCKPYDPESKGKIEAVVKYFKFNFANHRTFKGIDNLNAAFHRWLEGTGNTKVHQTTKKVPSEVFSLERQYLSDKHLSKDIPIIQHRVKKDNTISYEGNRYSLPKGTYSAHKDIVLNIVGDLLEIKTLDLNLIISYKMATGKGKLIQKEPYHRQIDKEVSELKTEVFEQFKYNERILEYIEKLVISDPKNVRRNLVKLQKLGNEFSLNALVGGVEYSLLKGDLSLGTLSLKVKQNSFSVKKEEILQSDLIPKICDVNTRSISEYQNIQEEGL